From Streptomyces asiaticus, one genomic window encodes:
- a CDS encoding cell division protein SepF, whose protein sequence is MGSVRKASAWLGLVDDSDDERYYDDDYAEGSEPGDSWMTDPRARVADETARDQGTRIATVTPDGFRDARGIGELFREGVPVIVNLTTMESADAKRVVDFMAGLIFGLRGSIDRVANRVFLLTPADFQIVSGQSGHATGFFNQS, encoded by the coding sequence ATGGGATCGGTACGCAAGGCAAGTGCCTGGCTTGGCCTCGTCGACGACAGCGATGACGAGCGCTACTACGACGACGACTACGCCGAGGGGTCCGAGCCCGGCGACTCCTGGATGACCGACCCGCGAGCGCGGGTGGCCGACGAGACCGCGCGGGACCAGGGCACCCGGATCGCCACGGTCACCCCGGACGGATTCCGGGACGCCCGCGGCATCGGCGAGCTGTTCCGGGAGGGCGTACCGGTCATCGTGAACCTCACGACGATGGAGTCCGCCGACGCCAAGCGCGTGGTGGATTTCATGGCCGGACTGATCTTCGGGCTGCGGGGCTCGATCGACCGGGTGGCCAACCGTGTCTTCCTCCTCACCCCGGCCGACTTCCAGATCGTCAGCGGACAGTCCGGCCACGCCACGGGCTTTTTCAACCAGAGCTAG
- a CDS encoding DUF5685 family protein: MFGIIRPCRHRLSENLRTEWMAHLCGLCLALRGDHGQFARIATNYDGLVISVLVEAQAGRSEGWRRTAGPCPLRGMRTASVAQGEGARLAATVSLVLASAKMRDHVADGDGALARRPVAAAARRVAGRWDRAGERSGAALGFDTALLLDAVGRQEELESLAGPGTPLLTVTEPTETATAAAFGHTAVLAGRPGNRAPLEEAGRLFGRLAHLLDAVEDLAEDAETGAWNPIAATGTDLAEVRRLCDDAVHGVRLALKDTEFAGRGSGRLAHVLLVHELGRAVDRAFGTTGCAHGGGQGAGTPGMPGAPGTPGAPEASYGPPQSPWINPGGPGGAPPPPEPPHGRRRGLIAGCLVWTGLCCTCQVCCRDPYHDPWTGQPREGLCHKCDDCCDCCDCCGNCGDCCSCDCCDGCDCGCDC; this comes from the coding sequence GTGTTTGGCATTATCCGGCCTTGTCGGCATCGGCTGTCGGAAAACCTGCGCACTGAGTGGATGGCGCATTTGTGCGGGCTGTGCCTCGCGTTGAGGGGTGACCACGGACAGTTCGCCCGCATCGCCACCAACTACGACGGCCTGGTGATATCGGTGCTGGTGGAGGCCCAGGCAGGGCGGTCGGAGGGCTGGCGGCGGACCGCCGGGCCCTGTCCGCTGCGCGGGATGCGGACGGCGTCGGTCGCCCAGGGCGAGGGGGCGCGTCTCGCGGCCACCGTCTCGCTGGTGCTGGCCTCGGCGAAGATGCGCGACCATGTGGCGGACGGCGACGGGGCGTTGGCCCGGCGGCCGGTCGCCGCGGCCGCCCGGCGGGTGGCCGGGCGGTGGGACCGGGCGGGGGAGCGCAGCGGCGCCGCGCTCGGCTTCGACACCGCCCTGTTGCTCGACGCGGTCGGACGGCAGGAGGAGCTGGAGTCCCTCGCGGGCCCCGGCACCCCGCTGCTGACCGTCACCGAGCCCACCGAGACCGCGACCGCCGCGGCCTTCGGGCACACCGCCGTGCTCGCCGGGCGGCCCGGCAACCGGGCGCCGCTGGAGGAGGCGGGGCGGCTCTTCGGGCGGCTGGCGCATCTGCTGGACGCGGTGGAGGACCTGGCCGAGGACGCCGAGACCGGCGCCTGGAACCCGATCGCGGCCACCGGGACCGACCTCGCCGAGGTCCGCAGGCTGTGCGACGACGCGGTGCACGGGGTGCGGCTGGCGCTCAAGGACACCGAGTTCGCGGGTAGGGGCTCCGGGCGGCTCGCCCATGTACTGCTCGTCCACGAGCTGGGGCGCGCGGTGGACCGCGCCTTCGGCACCACGGGCTGTGCGCACGGCGGCGGCCAGGGCGCGGGGACGCCGGGCATGCCGGGCGCTCCGGGCACCCCGGGCGCCCCGGAGGCCTCCTACGGGCCGCCGCAGTCGCCGTGGATCAACCCGGGAGGCCCCGGCGGCGCGCCCCCGCCCCCGGAGCCGCCGCACGGCCGCCGGCGGGGGCTGATCGCGGGCTGCCTGGTGTGGACCGGGCTCTGCTGCACCTGCCAGGTGTGCTGCCGCGACCCGTACCACGACCCGTGGACCGGGCAGCCGCGGGAGGGCCTGTGCCATAAGTGCGATGACTGCTGCGACTGTTGTGACTGCTGCGGTAACTGCGGTGACTGCTGTAGCTGCGACTGCTGTGATGGTTGTGACTGCGGCTGCGACTGTTAG
- a CDS encoding FAD/NAD(P)-binding protein, which translates to MSANPDHPAHPDHPFRSPATVVSPATVVIVGAGPRATGLIERIAANAPELYGDGAPFELHLVDPHPPGGGRIWRPDQSPLLWMNSMAEDVTMFTDESVEREGPIRPGPSLAEWAREVRDVRDVRDVRDVREARDEVSEVRVVREVRDVRGAEPPHTLPPELAAEAAALTGRSFATRRLQSAYLRWVYERAVADLPPGAIVHEHRDRAVRVTGPRDGRQQVWLEGRAAPLTADAVVLALGHLDAELDAEQRALTAFAAEHQLVHLPPEFTADSDVSALRPGEPVIVRGLGLAFVDLMVLLTEGRGGRYERGPDGELVYRPSGREPVLYAGSRRGVPYHAKIGYSLSGERPPVPRFFGPAEVDALLARPGRPDFRRDIWPLIAKELGFAHYHRLFTAHPERVAGEWSAFEEKYAACPPGSPDLDVLVAAAVPDPADRLDLDTLDRPLAGLRFGDHEALQQALRGHVEADLARRHDPAHSPDLAVFLALLSVYGQLIRLGDIGNWWHGFFSFLASGPPGPRLEQLLALSRAGVVRFLGAEMTVTTDPVRGVFRASSASVPGHAVEARALVEARLPEPTVDRSRDTLLRSLHRDGAAATPAGLLAVSPADARILDRTGRPHPRRFALGPHTDARASGAFARPRTNAPAFRQNDATARALLRCLRELSCRATVTA; encoded by the coding sequence ATGTCCGCGAACCCGGACCATCCAGCGCATCCGGACCACCCCTTCCGATCACCCGCCACGGTCGTCTCACCCGCCACGGTCGTCATCGTCGGCGCGGGCCCGCGTGCCACCGGACTGATCGAGCGCATCGCCGCCAACGCCCCCGAGCTGTACGGCGACGGCGCCCCGTTCGAGCTGCACCTGGTCGATCCGCATCCGCCCGGCGGCGGCCGCATCTGGCGCCCCGATCAGTCCCCGCTGCTGTGGATGAACTCCATGGCCGAGGACGTCACCATGTTCACCGACGAGTCGGTGGAGCGCGAAGGCCCGATACGCCCCGGTCCCTCCCTCGCCGAATGGGCCCGCGAGGTCCGTGACGTCCGTGACGTCCGTGACGTCCGTGACGTCCGCGAGGCTCGCGACGAGGTCAGTGAGGTCCGTGTCGTCCGCGAGGTCCGTGACGTCCGCGGGGCGGAGCCGCCGCACACCCTGCCGCCCGAACTCGCCGCCGAGGCTGCCGCCCTGACCGGGCGGAGCTTCGCCACCAGACGGCTCCAGAGCGCCTATCTGCGCTGGGTGTATGAGCGGGCCGTGGCCGATCTGCCACCCGGCGCCATCGTCCATGAGCACCGGGACCGGGCCGTACGCGTCACCGGGCCGCGCGACGGACGGCAGCAGGTGTGGCTGGAGGGGCGGGCCGCGCCGCTCACCGCCGACGCCGTGGTCCTCGCCCTCGGCCACCTCGACGCCGAACTCGACGCCGAGCAGCGGGCGCTCACCGCGTTCGCCGCCGAGCACCAACTGGTCCACCTCCCACCGGAGTTCACCGCCGACAGCGATGTGAGCGCGCTGCGCCCCGGCGAGCCGGTGATCGTACGCGGCCTCGGCCTCGCCTTCGTCGATCTGATGGTGCTGCTCACCGAGGGGCGCGGCGGACGCTATGAGCGCGGTCCGGACGGGGAGTTGGTCTACCGGCCCTCCGGCCGCGAGCCCGTGCTGTACGCCGGTTCCCGGCGCGGTGTGCCGTACCACGCCAAGATCGGCTACTCGCTGAGCGGTGAGCGGCCCCCGGTGCCGCGCTTCTTCGGCCCCGCCGAGGTCGATGCGCTGCTCGCGCGCCCCGGGCGGCCGGACTTCCGGCGCGACATCTGGCCGCTGATCGCCAAGGAGCTGGGGTTCGCCCACTACCACCGGCTGTTCACCGCCCACCCGGAGCGCGTGGCCGGGGAGTGGTCCGCGTTCGAGGAGAAGTACGCCGCCTGCCCGCCCGGCAGCCCCGACCTGGACGTTCTGGTCGCGGCGGCCGTGCCCGACCCGGCCGACCGGCTCGACCTCGACACCCTCGACCGCCCCCTGGCCGGGCTGCGGTTCGGCGACCACGAGGCCCTGCAACAGGCGCTGCGCGGCCATGTCGAGGCCGACCTCGCCCGCCGCCATGACCCCGCGCACAGCCCCGACCTGGCCGTCTTCCTCGCCCTGCTCTCCGTCTACGGTCAGCTGATCCGGCTCGGCGACATCGGGAACTGGTGGCACGGCTTCTTCAGCTTCCTCGCCTCCGGCCCGCCGGGGCCACGGCTGGAGCAGCTGCTCGCCCTCTCCCGCGCCGGAGTGGTCCGCTTCCTCGGCGCCGAGATGACCGTGACCACCGATCCGGTGCGCGGGGTGTTCCGGGCGAGCTCCGCCAGTGTGCCCGGCCATGCCGTCGAGGCCCGTGCGCTGGTCGAGGCACGGCTGCCGGAACCGACCGTGGACCGCTCCCGCGACACCCTCCTGCGCTCCCTGCACCGCGACGGCGCCGCCGCCACCCCGGCCGGGCTGCTCGCCGTCAGCCCCGCCGACGCCCGGATCCTGGACCGGACGGGCCGCCCGCATCCGCGCCGCTTCGCGCTCGGCCCGCACACCGACGCCCGCGCCTCGGGCGCCTTCGCCCGGCCCCGTACCAACGCGCCCGCGTTCCGGCAGAACGACGCCACCGCGCGCGCCCTGCTGCGCTGTCTGCGCGAACTGTCCTGTCGCGCCACGGTCACCGCTTGA
- a CDS encoding amino acid ABC transporter permease — protein sequence MSLTSDPPVGKAATSGAEREDYSALKVVPVRHPWRWAAVVVTAVLVAQFAHGLITNPGWEWDVFADFFTTRTILKAVWITIQLTFYGTALGFALGIVLAFMRLSHSPFLKSVAFAYIWAFRSIPLIVQLLFWFNLTYLYKRLDFGIPFGPGFFSFDTAGLVGAMSAAVLGLALHQAAYAAEIVRGGVLAVDGGQLEAAAALGIPRLRQLRRIVLPQAMRSILPNAANEVISLFKGTSIVSVMAIGELFYQVQVIYGRNGRVVPLLMVATVWYIILTTVLSIAQYYVERHFSRGATR from the coding sequence ATGTCCCTGACCTCCGATCCACCCGTCGGCAAGGCCGCCACAAGCGGCGCCGAACGCGAGGACTACTCCGCCCTCAAGGTCGTCCCGGTACGCCACCCCTGGCGCTGGGCCGCCGTCGTCGTCACCGCCGTCCTCGTGGCCCAGTTCGCCCACGGCCTGATCACCAACCCCGGCTGGGAATGGGACGTCTTCGCCGACTTCTTCACCACCCGGACCATCCTCAAGGCGGTCTGGATCACCATCCAGCTCACCTTCTACGGCACCGCGCTCGGCTTCGCCCTCGGCATCGTCCTCGCCTTCATGCGGCTGTCCCACAGCCCCTTCCTGAAGTCGGTCGCCTTCGCCTACATCTGGGCGTTCCGCTCCATCCCGCTCATCGTCCAGCTGCTCTTCTGGTTCAACCTCACCTATCTCTACAAGCGGCTGGACTTCGGCATCCCCTTCGGCCCCGGCTTCTTCTCCTTCGACACCGCGGGTCTGGTCGGGGCGATGAGCGCGGCGGTGCTCGGACTCGCCCTCCACCAGGCGGCCTACGCGGCGGAGATCGTGCGCGGCGGCGTCCTCGCCGTGGACGGCGGGCAGCTGGAGGCGGCGGCCGCGCTCGGCATCCCCCGGCTGAGGCAGCTGCGCCGGATCGTGCTCCCGCAGGCGATGCGGTCGATCCTGCCGAACGCCGCCAACGAGGTGATCTCGCTCTTCAAGGGCACCTCGATCGTCTCCGTCATGGCGATCGGCGAGCTCTTCTACCAGGTGCAGGTCATCTACGGGCGCAACGGCCGGGTTGTGCCGCTGCTGATGGTCGCGACCGTCTGGTACATCATCCTGACCACCGTGCTCTCGATCGCGCAGTACTACGTCGAGCGCCACTTCTCGCGGGGAGCCACCCGATGA